One genomic region from Sphingobacterium sp. UGAL515B_05 encodes:
- a CDS encoding DNRLRE domain-containing protein, producing MRKFMTAVSIGVIGLLSCQKSVQLDSPTSLKIKAKANLASVGNTYYIDPSGNDDSTGMSTTTAWRTLAKINASVFGPGDRILFKSGGVWNDTLHMKNSGTAEAPIIIDKYGGDVRPIINGGGKRNGSNALYLNKVSYFEVNNLELTNTIASGTSYAATGIRVIGGSSAGTAISNVSIRNCYVHDVNGAIDGQTNYNKSSGGIILDGKIYGALVQSCHVANCSVEGIRTTGDRAMAARSKDIIIDNNLIEYIYGDGIVMSGVTGGSKITHNTVYKACMNTGSENYAGIWTIGSLNTLVAYNEVYGMTGGGANDGVAFDADGYDTNSVTDGDIFEYNYSHDNNGGFMLFMNQSKNIKVRYNISVNDIGTTRLKKLFLIEKTTYDSREIYNNVFFIKNPTASLFNVMNGVSSGKPYATFSNNIFYTTSTISSLSTQADNGLKFNNNCLFPSSTFTSLNWGTTVRNNNFYEDPVFVNPIGGNGLDAAKGYDVGSGSAALNAGVFISNNGGEDFAGNALPLGNPDVGAFQHVVVANAGSSLADAYVRNGTYAGTNYGTTADLVIKSDATSYARKAYAKFDIAMITKPKVSSAKLKMYVAGVNTAPQRTINIYTTSTTSWLENSINWNNAPMDTVLVGKISVSGIGLQTIDVTSAINRLLTGTDRKVSFLFLNTAAASSTNDMSFSSREATANKPTLELLY from the coding sequence ATGAGAAAATTTATGACGGCGGTTTCTATTGGAGTCATTGGGCTACTGAGCTGCCAAAAATCCGTTCAACTAGATTCTCCGACATCGCTAAAAATAAAAGCGAAGGCGAATCTGGCAAGTGTGGGCAATACTTACTACATAGATCCCAGCGGAAACGATGATAGCACAGGAATGAGCACAACTACAGCATGGAGAACATTGGCCAAAATTAATGCCTCGGTTTTTGGCCCCGGCGACCGTATCTTATTCAAGAGCGGAGGTGTATGGAATGACACTTTGCATATGAAAAATTCGGGAACGGCTGAAGCTCCCATTATCATAGATAAATATGGCGGTGATGTTCGTCCGATTATCAACGGCGGTGGAAAGAGGAATGGATCAAATGCGCTATACCTTAATAAAGTATCCTATTTTGAAGTAAATAACCTCGAACTGACGAATACCATCGCAAGCGGGACAAGTTATGCCGCCACGGGGATCCGCGTGATTGGAGGCAGTTCTGCAGGAACAGCAATCAGCAATGTCTCCATTAGAAATTGTTATGTCCATGACGTCAATGGTGCTATCGATGGACAGACCAATTATAACAAAAGTTCTGGCGGGATTATCTTAGACGGTAAAATATATGGGGCTTTGGTACAAAGTTGTCATGTCGCCAATTGTTCCGTTGAAGGGATAAGGACCACTGGCGATAGGGCTATGGCGGCAAGATCAAAAGATATTATTATCGATAACAATTTGATTGAATATATCTACGGCGACGGTATCGTTATGTCAGGCGTGACGGGAGGAAGTAAAATTACACACAATACGGTGTATAAGGCATGTATGAACACAGGCTCTGAAAATTATGCCGGTATTTGGACAATTGGCAGCTTGAATACGCTGGTGGCTTATAATGAGGTTTACGGTATGACAGGCGGAGGGGCCAACGATGGAGTCGCGTTCGATGCCGATGGCTATGATACCAATTCAGTAACCGATGGAGATATCTTCGAATACAATTATTCGCATGATAATAACGGTGGATTTATGCTTTTTATGAACCAGTCTAAGAATATTAAAGTCCGCTACAACATTTCTGTCAACGATATCGGTACAACAAGGTTAAAGAAGCTCTTTTTGATCGAAAAAACAACATACGATTCCCGTGAGATTTATAATAATGTATTCTTTATCAAAAATCCGACCGCCAGCCTGTTTAACGTCATGAATGGCGTGAGTTCAGGAAAGCCTTATGCAACATTTTCAAATAATATTTTTTACACGACCTCGACCATTAGTAGTCTGTCTACCCAGGCCGATAACGGATTGAAGTTTAACAATAATTGTTTATTTCCGTCAAGTACATTTACATCATTGAACTGGGGAACTACCGTGCGGAACAACAATTTCTATGAAGATCCGGTATTTGTCAATCCAATTGGTGGAAACGGCCTTGACGCTGCAAAAGGTTATGATGTCGGTTCCGGTTCGGCTGCCCTTAATGCTGGTGTATTTATAAGTAACAATGGGGGCGAGGATTTTGCTGGAAATGCGCTGCCGTTGGGTAATCCAGATGTTGGAGCGTTTCAGCATGTTGTTGTAGCCAATGCGGGAAGTTCTCTTGCCGATGCCTATGTCCGTAACGGTACCTATGCGGGTACAAATTATGGAACTACAGCTGATCTTGTCATCAAATCCGACGCTACATCTTACGCGCGTAAAGCATACGCTAAATTTGATATTGCGATGATTACTAAACCTAAAGTGAGTTCGGCAAAATTAAAAATGTATGTTGCAGGAGTGAATACAGCACCACAACGGACTATTAATATTTATACGACCTCCACGACATCATGGTTAGAAAATAGCATTAATTGGAACAATGCACCGATGGATACGGTACTTGTCGGTAAGATTTCTGTTTCAGGGATAGGTTTACAGACCATCGACGTCACCTCGGCCATTAACAGATTGCTTACTGGTACTGATCGTAAAGTATCCTTTCTATTTTTAAATACAGCTGCGGCTTCTTCTACAAATGATATGTCTTTTAGTAGCAGGGAAGCAACCGCCAATAAGCCAACGTTGGAACTGCTTTATTAA
- a CDS encoding class I SAM-dependent methyltransferase gives MNDLNPEENYIAINKHSWNNRTDTHLKSDFYNLTGFLKGETSLNSIELALLGDISGKKILHLQCHFGQDTISLSRLGAKVTGVDLSDKAIESAREIAKDTHADVQFICCDLYELESHLDEQFDLVFTSYGTITWLPDLDKWAKIISRFLKPKGKFIFVEFHPVVWMFDDNFDKIGYNYFNIAPIVETEQGTYADKDAAISQSYVTWNHSMSEVVGALLHNGLNIQDLNEFDYSPYPIFKHMTELDPKKFRIAHLGNKIPMVYSIVARKSE, from the coding sequence ATGAACGATTTGAACCCGGAAGAGAATTACATCGCAATAAACAAACACTCGTGGAATAACAGAACGGATACGCATTTAAAATCAGATTTTTACAATCTAACAGGATTTTTAAAAGGGGAGACTTCGCTGAATTCAATTGAGTTAGCATTATTGGGTGATATCAGTGGGAAAAAAATATTACACTTACAATGTCATTTCGGACAGGATACAATTTCTTTGAGTAGACTTGGCGCAAAAGTTACTGGTGTTGACCTATCTGACAAGGCTATAGAAAGTGCGCGCGAAATTGCGAAAGATACGCATGCTGATGTGCAGTTTATCTGTTGTGATCTATATGAGCTTGAGAGTCATCTTGATGAACAATTTGATCTAGTCTTTACAAGTTACGGAACGATTACTTGGTTACCTGATTTAGATAAATGGGCGAAAATAATTTCACGTTTCTTGAAACCGAAAGGGAAGTTTATTTTTGTCGAGTTTCATCCAGTTGTTTGGATGTTCGATGACAATTTTGATAAAATTGGTTATAATTATTTTAATATTGCTCCAATTGTTGAGACAGAGCAGGGAACCTATGCCGATAAAGATGCCGCTATTTCGCAGTCCTATGTCACCTGGAATCATAGTATGAGTGAGGTCGTTGGTGCTTTACTTCATAATGGGCTGAACATTCAAGACCTGAACGAATTTGACTATTCACCTTATCCTATTTTTAAACACATGACAGAGCTAGATCCTAAAAAATTCAGAATAGCCCATTTGGGAAATAAGATTCCGATGGTCTATTCTATTGTTGCGCGTAAAAGTGAATAA
- a CDS encoding AraC family transcriptional regulator → MTIKIYRPESLLLKKYIECFYILEKTDAEKATAYFTFPSIYTIVTISEQTQTMVSPNKVITKHCPSNSIETNLVCNFNEPVLVSYEGKINEITTYFKPLGINAFIPNDLSDYNSGTFPDFNPHLDYKDAMRSILSIDDQDERIKALEHYWISKFWPFENALLENIMTEMLDTRNVNQSMSEFSLKTRRSRTTINKQFDQHLCKTPSQFKKIIRFRAAIQSHLEDSSKIGLSYNLDYFDQSHMIRDFKKLTGFTPKVFFSKIANLERSQIKWIFI, encoded by the coding sequence ATGACGATAAAAATATATAGACCAGAGAGCTTACTCCTAAAAAAATATATTGAATGCTTCTATATACTTGAGAAAACTGACGCAGAAAAAGCGACGGCATATTTTACATTTCCGAGTATTTACACCATTGTGACGATAAGTGAGCAGACCCAAACGATGGTAAGCCCAAACAAGGTGATTACGAAGCATTGTCCATCCAATTCGATAGAAACAAACCTTGTATGCAATTTTAATGAACCTGTTTTAGTGAGTTACGAGGGGAAAATAAATGAAATAACCACTTACTTCAAACCTCTTGGGATAAATGCTTTTATACCCAATGATTTAAGCGATTATAACAGCGGAACATTTCCCGATTTTAACCCACACCTGGATTATAAAGATGCTATGAGATCCATCCTGTCCATAGATGACCAGGACGAGCGGATCAAGGCATTAGAACACTATTGGATATCAAAATTTTGGCCATTTGAAAATGCGTTGCTCGAAAACATAATGACCGAAATGTTAGATACACGCAACGTCAATCAATCGATGTCAGAATTTTCGCTAAAAACAAGAAGATCGAGAACAACCATAAATAAGCAATTTGATCAACATCTCTGTAAAACACCCTCTCAATTCAAAAAAATCATCAGATTTAGAGCTGCAATTCAAAGCCACCTCGAAGATAGCAGCAAAATAGGTCTGTCTTATAACCTGGATTATTTCGATCAATCCCACATGATTAGAGATTTTAAAAAATTAACAGGATTTACGCCAAAAGTTTTCTTTTCCAAAATAGCTAATCTCGAACGGAGCCAGATAAAATGGATTTTTATTTAG